The Streptomyces sp. NBC_00440 genome contains a region encoding:
- a CDS encoding carboxymuconolactone decarboxylase family protein → MQATTDRLGYLPSPVARMATSPQTLDGFLKLSGIFESTTLSQLDREVLILTIATLNECHVCVAMHTAKLTAMGADAGLIESLRTQKPLTDGKLEALRTFTLEVLATAGAVGDPVRQAFLAQGYTVQNALEVVLGIGTYTLSTFANRLTGAPIDPQLAAFAPQAG, encoded by the coding sequence ATGCAGGCCACCACCGACCGGCTGGGCTACCTGCCGTCCCCCGTCGCCCGGATGGCCACCTCCCCCCAGACCCTCGACGGCTTCCTGAAGCTCAGCGGGATCTTCGAGTCGACCACCCTCTCCCAGCTGGACCGCGAGGTCCTCATCCTCACGATCGCCACCCTCAACGAGTGCCACGTCTGCGTGGCCATGCACACCGCGAAGCTCACCGCGATGGGCGCGGACGCCGGCCTCATCGAGTCCCTGCGCACCCAGAAGCCGCTCACGGACGGGAAGTTGGAGGCGCTGCGCACCTTCACCCTGGAGGTCCTGGCCACCGCCGGGGCCGTGGGAGACCCCGTCCGCCAGGCGTTCCTGGCCCAGGGCTACACCGTCCAGAACGCCCTGGAGGTGGTCCTCGGCATCGGTACGTACACCCTCTCGACCTTCGCCAACCGGCTGACGGGCGCCCCGATCGACCCCCAGCTCGCGGCGTTCGCCCCGCAGGCCGGCTGA
- a CDS encoding PP2C family protein-serine/threonine phosphatase, protein MATYERGAPDYEALFSAVPAACVVLDRDLVIVAANKAYTDVTGRPAADLLGRAFFDAFPPEPAEPSSHGAEVQRLSLEAVLASGETNMLMLHRFAIPGPGGGGRFEPRWWNVVNQPLTGADGRVELIIHRVDDVTEFIRAEQGDSAAAPEDAEARAPRAELFTRTQELQRANVRLQESTVRTRDVALTLQRAMLATPDLAGHPEIAVRYRPALRGMNACGDWYDVIDLPDGRLALTVGDVVGHGVDAASVMGTLRSALNAAVRVADGPSGALETLGLYARAQERATATTTFACQLFPVSRLLTYSSAGHPPPVLMHADGTSLWLDEATDPPLGVRIEHVPRPQATVDFRRDDTLVLYTDGLIERRGEDLDAGLSRLLDAVREMRELPPPQLADELLRTMADPAGQQDDISLLVIRL, encoded by the coding sequence GTGGCGACGTACGAGAGGGGCGCCCCGGACTACGAGGCCCTGTTCTCGGCGGTACCGGCCGCCTGCGTGGTGCTCGACCGTGACCTGGTGATCGTCGCCGCCAACAAGGCGTACACCGACGTCACCGGGCGCCCGGCGGCGGACCTGCTGGGGCGCGCGTTCTTCGACGCCTTCCCGCCCGAGCCCGCCGAACCCTCCTCCCACGGCGCGGAGGTGCAGCGTCTTTCCCTGGAAGCGGTCCTCGCGTCCGGGGAGACCAACATGCTGATGTTGCACCGCTTCGCGATCCCCGGGCCGGGCGGGGGCGGCAGGTTCGAGCCCCGGTGGTGGAACGTGGTGAACCAGCCGCTCACCGGAGCCGACGGCCGCGTGGAGCTCATCATCCACCGTGTCGACGACGTGACGGAATTCATCCGTGCCGAGCAAGGGGACAGTGCGGCAGCGCCGGAGGACGCCGAAGCCCGCGCGCCGCGCGCCGAGCTGTTCACCCGTACACAGGAACTCCAGCGGGCCAACGTCCGGTTGCAGGAGTCGACCGTGCGTACCCGTGATGTGGCCCTGACCCTTCAGCGGGCCATGCTCGCCACCCCCGACCTGGCCGGGCATCCGGAGATCGCGGTGCGCTACCGGCCGGCGCTGAGGGGCATGAATGCCTGCGGCGACTGGTACGACGTCATCGACCTGCCGGACGGGCGGCTGGCACTGACTGTCGGTGACGTGGTGGGGCACGGCGTTGATGCCGCCAGCGTCATGGGCACCTTGCGGAGCGCGCTCAACGCGGCAGTCCGGGTGGCGGACGGGCCCAGCGGTGCTCTGGAAACACTCGGCCTGTACGCGCGGGCCCAGGAGCGCGCCACGGCCACCACGACGTTCGCCTGCCAGCTCTTCCCCGTCAGCCGGCTGCTCACCTACAGCAGCGCCGGCCACCCGCCTCCCGTGCTCATGCACGCCGACGGAACGTCACTGTGGCTGGACGAGGCCACCGATCCGCCCCTGGGAGTACGCATCGAGCACGTACCGCGCCCCCAGGCCACGGTCGACTTCCGCAGGGACGACACGCTGGTGCTGTACACCGACGGCCTGATCGAGCGGCGCGGCGAGGACCTGGACGCAGGGCTCTCGCGCCTCCTCGACGCGGTGCGGGAGATGCGTGAACTGCCGCCTCCCCAGCTCGCGGACGAGCTGCTGCGGACCATGGCCGACCCCGCCGGCCAGCAGGACGACATCTCCCTCCTGGTCATTCGCCTCTGA
- a CDS encoding polysaccharide deacetylase family protein → MSLTRRAVIAALVGAGLAGCDARSGSAGASLSTSTPTTPSDIERPSRTPHAGRRAAPEPAAPAMTRTAAVARYGSARPTTWGFDAPGVLTALPPSLPRSQRAIALTFDACGGPGGSGYDKDLIGFLRSRKVSATLFINSRWIDAHPTVFRELADDPLFEIANHGTRHRPLSVSGRSAYGIPGTRDAGEVYDEVAGNHTELTRLLGRAPRYFRSGTAYYDDVASRIVGALGERPVSFTVNGDGGATFTPEQVHTTVVAARPGSIVIGHMNQPTGGTAEGFATAVPQLLASGHHFIRLSDAR, encoded by the coding sequence GTGTCATTGACTCGTCGGGCTGTCATTGCCGCACTGGTCGGCGCCGGGCTGGCGGGATGTGACGCCAGGTCCGGTTCCGCGGGCGCCTCGCTCTCGACGTCGACGCCGACCACCCCGTCCGACATCGAACGGCCGAGCCGCACCCCGCACGCCGGCCGCAGGGCCGCACCCGAACCGGCGGCGCCCGCGATGACCCGCACGGCGGCGGTCGCCCGGTACGGCTCGGCCCGCCCGACGACCTGGGGCTTCGACGCACCGGGCGTCCTGACCGCACTGCCTCCGTCCCTGCCCCGGTCCCAACGGGCCATCGCGCTGACCTTCGACGCCTGCGGAGGCCCCGGGGGCAGCGGTTACGACAAGGACCTGATCGGCTTCCTCAGATCGAGGAAGGTATCGGCGACCCTGTTCATCAACTCCCGCTGGATCGACGCCCATCCCACGGTCTTCCGCGAGCTCGCGGACGATCCGCTCTTCGAGATCGCCAACCACGGAACCCGGCACCGCCCGCTGTCGGTCTCGGGCCGCTCCGCGTACGGCATCCCCGGAACGCGCGACGCGGGCGAGGTCTACGACGAGGTGGCGGGCAACCACACCGAACTCACCCGGCTGCTCGGCAGGGCGCCCCGCTACTTCCGGTCCGGGACCGCGTACTACGACGATGTCGCGTCCCGCATCGTGGGCGCCCTGGGCGAACGCCCGGTGAGTTTCACGGTCAACGGCGACGGCGGCGCGACCTTCACCCCCGAGCAGGTCCACACCACTGTCGTGGCCGCCCGGCCGGGCTCGATCGTGATCGGCCACATGAACCAGCCCACCGGCGGCACGGCCGAGGGCTTCGCCACCGCGGTCCCCCAACTCCTCGCGTCCGGGCACCACTTCATCCGGCTCTCCGACGCACGGTGA
- a CDS encoding MarR family winged helix-turn-helix transcriptional regulator, protein MLLFAGFRSAIDQLHARLAEEGHPDVRPAYGFALQAIGVRGATASEVGRRLGVSKQAAGKTVERLEELGYAERAADPADGRRKLVLLTPRGMEVLVRSGQIFDELYAQWARVLGTERLAGLESDLRALVPGAVPGGGFRVDVAGWFGG, encoded by the coding sequence ATGCTGCTCTTCGCCGGGTTCCGCTCGGCCATCGACCAGTTGCACGCACGCCTCGCCGAGGAGGGGCACCCGGATGTGCGCCCCGCGTACGGCTTCGCGCTCCAGGCGATCGGGGTGCGGGGTGCGACGGCGAGCGAGGTCGGCCGGCGGCTCGGGGTCTCCAAGCAGGCGGCGGGCAAGACCGTGGAGCGCCTGGAGGAGCTGGGGTACGCCGAGCGGGCCGCCGACCCGGCCGACGGCCGGCGCAAGCTGGTGCTGCTCACCCCGCGCGGGATGGAGGTGCTGGTGCGGTCGGGCCAGATCTTCGACGAGCTGTACGCGCAGTGGGCGCGGGTCCTGGGCACGGAACGGCTGGCCGGTCTTGAGTCCGACCTGCGGGCCCTGGTGCCGGGGGCGGTTCCGGGCGGCGGCTTCCGGGTGGATGTGGCGGGGTGGTTCGGCGGGTGA
- a CDS encoding DUF4232 domain-containing protein encodes MTAKLNRVARCAAAVLTVVAVGAGAAACDSSSGSGASKTSAQSGAGQDSSSTAQGGSQDKPRSGTTAEGSAQHKVKSMSQKGSRTDAVNPVPAAAPATGSSRCHTGELGYTWGGPHGGAPDMNDSTDQQIASIALKNRSDRTCTLRGFPGVRLISKTGEAWDLRRSSDTPSTMTLHPGESTASISIMLLAIPADTKDTKPFVPSKVLITPPNETTHVTLDWPYGGAILDQSGATHPGTFVSPVGI; translated from the coding sequence ATGACCGCCAAGCTGAACCGAGTCGCTCGCTGCGCCGCCGCCGTGCTGACCGTCGTCGCTGTCGGCGCCGGCGCCGCCGCGTGCGACTCGTCCTCCGGATCGGGCGCCTCCAAGACCAGTGCACAGTCCGGCGCCGGCCAGGACTCGTCCTCCACGGCGCAGGGCGGCTCGCAGGACAAGCCCCGGAGCGGCACCACCGCCGAGGGCTCCGCCCAGCACAAGGTGAAGTCGATGTCCCAGAAGGGCTCGCGGACCGACGCCGTGAACCCCGTCCCCGCCGCAGCCCCCGCCACCGGGAGCAGCCGCTGCCACACCGGCGAACTGGGCTACACCTGGGGCGGCCCGCACGGCGGCGCCCCGGACATGAACGACTCCACCGACCAGCAGATCGCCTCGATCGCGCTCAAGAACCGCAGCGACCGCACCTGCACCCTGCGCGGCTTCCCGGGCGTCCGCCTCATCAGCAAGACCGGTGAGGCATGGGACCTGCGCCGCTCGTCGGACACCCCGTCCACCATGACCCTGCACCCCGGCGAGAGCACGGCCTCGATCAGCATCATGCTGCTGGCCATCCCCGCCGACACCAAGGACACCAAGCCGTTCGTCCCGAGCAAGGTCCTGATCACCCCGCCCAACGAGACCACGCACGTCACCCTCGACTGGCCGTACGGCGGCGCCATCCTGGACCAGTCCGGCGCCACCCACCCCGGCACCTTCGTCAGCCCGGTCGGCATCTGA
- a CDS encoding MarR family winged helix-turn-helix transcriptional regulator, whose product MDESLPMDAFRPEGDDVTRHVGYLLKRAQAALRGAMDKVLREQGLTVPQYSTLELLALHPGMSNADLARATFVTRQSGNVVLRGLQEAGLIARPDTAEHGRARPARLTEAGRARLAAVQAAVYAVEERMVGAIPPQRVAALLADLDRIAAALED is encoded by the coding sequence ATGGATGAAAGTCTGCCGATGGACGCGTTCCGCCCCGAGGGCGACGACGTCACCCGGCACGTGGGATATCTGCTCAAACGCGCCCAGGCGGCCCTGCGCGGAGCCATGGACAAGGTGCTGCGCGAGCAAGGGCTGACCGTGCCGCAGTACTCCACTCTCGAACTGCTGGCCCTGCACCCCGGCATGTCGAACGCCGACCTCGCCCGCGCGACCTTCGTCACCCGGCAGTCCGGAAACGTCGTCCTGCGGGGCCTCCAGGAAGCGGGACTGATCGCCCGCCCCGACACCGCCGAGCACGGCCGGGCCAGGCCGGCCCGCCTCACCGAAGCGGGCCGGGCGCGCCTCGCCGCGGTCCAGGCCGCCGTGTACGCCGTCGAAGAGCGCATGGTCGGGGCGATCCCGCCACAGCGCGTCGCCGCGCTCCTCGCCGACCTCGACCGCATCGCGGCAGCTCTGGAGGACTGA
- a CDS encoding VOC family protein, with protein MPVAIDGPDFIALQVHDVEAAAAFCEQHLGLRRAAVSPPHAVVFDTRPTPFAVRALLPGVSLADTARPGLGVVIWFRTPDAHALHEQLDTAGVKILTPMADSPFGPMFSFEGPEGYTLTAHGG; from the coding sequence ATGCCTGTTGCCATCGACGGACCCGACTTCATCGCCCTGCAGGTCCACGATGTGGAAGCCGCGGCGGCCTTCTGCGAGCAGCACCTGGGCCTGCGCCGGGCCGCGGTCTCGCCGCCGCACGCGGTCGTGTTCGACACCCGGCCGACCCCGTTCGCCGTCCGCGCGCTCCTCCCGGGCGTCAGCCTCGCCGACACCGCACGACCGGGACTCGGCGTGGTGATCTGGTTCCGGACCCCGGACGCCCACGCGCTTCACGAGCAGCTCGACACGGCCGGCGTCAAGATCCTCACGCCGATGGCGGACAGCCCCTTCGGGCCGATGTTCTCCTTCGAGGGCCCCGAGGGATACACGCTCACCGCACACGGCGGCTGA
- a CDS encoding maltokinase N-terminal cap-like domain-containing protein — translation MSVIHRSTLTPTKLELLAVWLPKQPWYLGASGEPELAKAGGYRLDDPTGAVGIEFMLVTDASGDEPVTYQVAFSYRGAALEGAGDDALIGTTEHGVLGKRWVYDGTHDPVLVAQLVALMAGAAVPQEQSISNTPNPTVEGHFTGTEHPVATGIAAVTSDADGTDVRVRTANTSGSVLTLHLTRVVRPGQDAAAQDLGHVKGNMLLPDGTKAHTLFAALRETGSGPTA, via the coding sequence ATGTCTGTGATCCACCGATCCACGCTGACCCCCACCAAGCTGGAGCTGCTGGCCGTCTGGCTGCCCAAGCAGCCCTGGTACCTCGGCGCGAGCGGCGAGCCCGAGCTGGCCAAGGCGGGCGGTTACCGGCTCGACGACCCGACCGGCGCGGTCGGGATCGAGTTCATGCTGGTCACCGACGCGTCCGGGGACGAGCCCGTCACGTACCAGGTGGCGTTCAGCTACCGGGGAGCAGCGCTCGAAGGGGCCGGCGACGACGCGCTCATCGGGACCACGGAACACGGGGTGCTCGGCAAGCGCTGGGTGTACGACGGGACCCACGACCCGGTGCTCGTCGCCCAGTTGGTCGCCCTGATGGCCGGGGCGGCCGTGCCGCAGGAGCAGAGCATCAGCAACACCCCGAACCCGACCGTCGAGGGGCACTTCACCGGCACGGAGCACCCCGTGGCGACCGGGATCGCGGCGGTGACCAGCGACGCGGACGGCACCGACGTACGCGTACGGACAGCCAACACCTCCGGTTCCGTGCTGACCCTCCACCTCACCCGGGTGGTCCGCCCCGGCCAGGACGCCGCCGCCCAGGACCTGGGCCACGTGAAGGGGAACATGCTGCTCCCGGACGGCACGAAGGCACACACCCTGTTCGCGGCCCTGCGCGAGACGGGCTCGGGCCCGACCGCGTAG
- a CDS encoding ABC transporter substrate-binding protein, with the protein MRRIPATLAVAALLAATTACSTLSPPGEATAAKARLTDLRPVRDGGTVTIGLKSDPDMLDPSLTSTLVARTVFTSMCEQLYDVDQHNHFVPQLAASLPKITNGGRTFTFTVRKDARFSDGARLDAAAVKTSLDRHLHLRGSGRASEIDSVDKVAAIGPYTVQLSLKHPDVPLLGRLANTAGLIMSPKALRQYGSKFATHPSCVGPFKYVKRVVGDRIELAKDPLYYDADKVHLDRVIYKTITDGNIRMANIRSGDVQIGDQMGPVEVRNSMGEKGIQLLNTPSLGYMGVTLNVGNVHGIDQKPGTVDTPFGRDVRVRQAFELSLDRELINKLVFQGMYEPACGPVPPGIPLSSPVSCPGRDVAKAKKLLEQAGVKTPVPLELMINTTPEDSRLGQVIQAMAADAGFDVRLRPTEFATGLTRTLAGDFQARTGGWGGQPDPAGNIDSLVGTAGSNNQGKLSDPEIDRLIVAGRSTSDVAKRRAVYRDLTAAINKQHAVIYLYRPINYVSASDDVSGIKLSGDGLIRVKEAGYVKGSR; encoded by the coding sequence GTGCGTCGAATACCGGCCACTCTCGCGGTGGCCGCATTGCTGGCGGCCACCACCGCATGCAGCACTCTCTCGCCACCCGGCGAAGCAACGGCCGCGAAAGCGCGGCTCACCGACCTGCGCCCCGTCCGCGACGGCGGCACGGTCACGATCGGGCTCAAGTCCGATCCCGACATGCTGGACCCGAGCCTGACGTCGACGCTGGTCGCCCGCACCGTCTTCACGTCCATGTGCGAACAGCTCTACGACGTCGACCAGCACAACCACTTCGTGCCGCAGCTCGCCGCCTCGCTGCCGAAGATCACGAACGGCGGCCGGACCTTCACCTTCACCGTGCGCAAGGACGCCAGGTTCAGCGACGGCGCACGGCTGGACGCGGCAGCCGTCAAGACGTCACTCGACCGCCATCTGCACCTGCGCGGATCCGGGCGCGCCTCGGAGATCGACTCGGTCGACAAGGTCGCGGCGATCGGCCCGTACACCGTTCAGCTCTCCCTCAAGCACCCCGATGTCCCGCTGCTCGGGCGGCTGGCCAACACGGCCGGGCTGATCATGTCCCCCAAGGCGCTCCGTCAGTACGGCAGCAAGTTCGCGACCCATCCGTCCTGCGTGGGCCCGTTCAAGTACGTCAAGCGGGTCGTCGGCGACCGGATCGAGCTGGCCAAGGACCCGCTGTACTACGACGCGGACAAGGTGCATCTCGACCGGGTGATCTACAAGACCATCACCGACGGCAACATCCGGATGGCCAACATCCGGTCAGGGGACGTGCAGATCGGTGACCAGATGGGCCCGGTCGAGGTGCGCAACTCCATGGGGGAGAAGGGGATCCAGCTCCTCAACACCCCGTCGCTCGGCTATATGGGCGTCACGCTGAACGTCGGCAACGTACACGGCATCGACCAGAAGCCGGGCACCGTCGACACCCCCTTCGGCCGCGATGTGCGCGTCCGGCAGGCGTTCGAACTCTCGCTGGACCGCGAGCTGATCAACAAGCTGGTCTTCCAGGGCATGTACGAACCCGCCTGCGGCCCGGTGCCTCCCGGGATTCCGCTGAGCAGCCCCGTCAGCTGCCCCGGGCGAGACGTGGCGAAGGCGAAGAAGCTGCTGGAGCAGGCCGGGGTGAAGACGCCCGTGCCGCTGGAGCTGATGATCAACACAACGCCGGAGGACAGCCGTCTCGGGCAGGTCATCCAGGCGATGGCCGCCGACGCCGGATTCGATGTCCGGCTGCGGCCCACCGAGTTCGCCACCGGTCTGACCCGCACCCTCGCCGGCGACTTCCAGGCCAGGACCGGCGGGTGGGGCGGCCAGCCCGACCCGGCGGGCAACATCGACAGCCTGGTCGGCACAGCGGGCAGCAACAACCAGGGCAAGCTCTCCGACCCGGAGATCGACCGGCTGATCGTGGCGGGCCGGAGCACATCCGATGTCGCGAAGCGCCGTGCGGTCTACCGCGACCTCACCGCCGCGATCAACAAACAGCACGCGGTCATCTACCTCTACCGCCCGATCAACTACGTGTCCGCATCGGACGACGTGAGCGGCATCAAGCTCTCCGGCGACGGCCTGATCCGGGTCAAGGAAGCCGGTTACGTGAAGGGGAGCCGGTGA
- a CDS encoding bifunctional uroporphyrinogen-III C-methyltransferase/uroporphyrinogen-III synthase, which translates to MNPTSNLPAALPAHGHVTFLGAGPGDPGLLTLRAVEALASADVLIAEPHVLDVVRSHARATVSTPQLTVVDEASTAAGIPAIRDAGNLVMEAARGGRRVVRAVTGDPGLDGNSGEEMLACASAGIPFEVVPGVSTAVGVSAYAGVPLRDAQGTDVRFVDARTASDRCWSEVGASDATAVVSTTLDTVGAAAGELVAAGRKPDTPMSVTVAGTTTRQRTWSATLGTVAQVLKQAKVLPSPDGHQPVIAVVGERSSAARRDQLSWFESKPLFGWRVLVPRTKEQAASLSDQLRSYGAVPHEVPTIAVEPPRTPQQMERAVKGLVTGRYEWIAFTSVNAVKAVREKFEEYGLDARAFAGIKVAAVGEQTAASLVEFGVKPDLVPSGEQSAAGLLEDWPPYDPVFDPIDRVFLPRADIATETLVAGLIELGWEVDDVTAYRTVRASPPPADTREAIKGGGFDAVLFTSSSTVRNLVGIAGKPHNVTVIACIGPATAKTAEEHGLRVDVLSPEPSVHRLAEALAEFGGQRREAAREAGEAVTRPSERRPGGRRRRTT; encoded by the coding sequence ATGAACCCCACCTCGAACCTGCCAGCCGCCCTTCCCGCGCACGGGCACGTCACCTTCCTCGGTGCCGGACCCGGGGATCCGGGACTCCTCACACTGCGCGCTGTCGAAGCGCTCGCGAGTGCGGACGTACTGATCGCCGAGCCGCATGTGCTCGACGTCGTACGCAGCCATGCGAGAGCGACCGTAAGCACGCCTCAGCTGACGGTTGTTGACGAAGCGTCAACAGCCGCCGGGATCCCGGCCATCCGAGATGCGGGCAATCTTGTCATGGAGGCCGCACGGGGTGGCAGGCGGGTCGTCCGTGCTGTCACCGGGGATCCCGGACTCGACGGAAACTCCGGCGAGGAGATGCTCGCCTGCGCCTCGGCGGGCATCCCGTTCGAGGTCGTCCCCGGCGTCTCGACGGCGGTGGGCGTCTCCGCGTACGCCGGTGTACCGCTGCGGGACGCGCAGGGCACCGACGTCCGCTTCGTCGACGCCCGTACGGCATCCGACCGCTGCTGGAGCGAGGTCGGCGCGAGCGACGCGACCGCGGTCGTCTCCACGACGCTCGACACGGTCGGCGCCGCCGCCGGTGAACTGGTCGCGGCGGGCCGCAAGCCCGACACCCCGATGTCCGTCACCGTCGCCGGCACCACCACCCGCCAGCGCACCTGGTCCGCGACGCTCGGCACGGTCGCCCAGGTGCTCAAGCAGGCCAAGGTGCTCCCGTCGCCGGACGGACACCAGCCGGTCATAGCCGTGGTCGGCGAGCGCAGCTCGGCCGCCCGGCGCGACCAGTTGTCGTGGTTCGAGTCGAAGCCGCTCTTCGGGTGGCGGGTGCTCGTTCCGCGTACGAAGGAGCAGGCGGCCTCGCTCTCCGACCAGCTTCGTTCGTACGGCGCCGTGCCGCACGAGGTCCCCACCATCGCCGTCGAACCGCCGCGCACCCCGCAGCAGATGGAGCGCGCGGTCAAGGGCCTGGTCACGGGACGCTATGAGTGGATCGCCTTCACCAGCGTGAACGCCGTCAAGGCGGTCCGGGAGAAGTTCGAGGAGTACGGGCTCGACGCCCGTGCCTTCGCGGGGATCAAGGTCGCCGCCGTGGGCGAGCAGACCGCGGCCTCGCTGGTCGAGTTCGGCGTCAAGCCCGACCTCGTGCCGAGCGGTGAGCAGTCGGCCGCCGGTCTGCTGGAGGACTGGCCGCCGTACGACCCGGTCTTCGACCCGATCGACCGTGTCTTCCTGCCGCGCGCCGACATCGCCACCGAGACCCTGGTGGCCGGGCTCATCGAGCTGGGCTGGGAGGTCGACGACGTCACCGCGTACCGCACGGTGCGTGCGTCGCCGCCGCCGGCCGACACCCGTGAGGCGATCAAGGGCGGCGGTTTCGACGCGGTCCTCTTCACCTCTTCGAGTACGGTCCGCAACCTCGTGGGGATCGCGGGCAAGCCGCACAACGTGACGGTCATCGCCTGTATCGGTCCCGCCACGGCCAAGACGGCCGAGGAGCACGGGCTGCGGGTGGACGTACTCTCTCCGGAGCCCTCGGTGCACAGACTCGCGGAGGCGCTCGCCGAGTTCGGCGGGCAGCGCCGCGAGGCGGCCCGGGAGGCGGGCGAGGCGGTCACCCGTCCCAGCGAGCGCCGTCCGGGCGGTCGCAGGCGACGCACCACCTAG
- the hemB gene encoding porphobilinogen synthase, with product MTVYGSFPGARPRRLRTTPAMRRMVAETRVHPADLILPAFVREGIGEPVPITTMPGVVQHTRDTLRKAAVDAVSAGVAGIMLFGVPEDSKKDAIGTAGTDPEGILQVALRDVRAEVGDDLVIMSDLCLDEFTDHGHCGVLDESGRIDNDATLERYAEMAQVQADAGAHVVGPSGMMDGQVGVIRDALDTIDKEDVSILAYTVKYSSAFYGPFREAVGSSLRGDRKTYQQDPANAREALRELELDLAEGADMVMVKPAGPYLDILAKVAESVSVPVAAYQISGEYAMIEAAAEKGWIDRDKAILEALTGVKRAGANMILTYWATEVAEWLGH from the coding sequence ATGACTGTGTACGGATCTTTCCCCGGCGCCCGTCCGCGGCGGCTGCGCACCACCCCGGCGATGCGCCGCATGGTGGCCGAGACGCGGGTCCACCCGGCCGATCTGATCCTGCCCGCCTTCGTGCGGGAGGGGATCGGGGAGCCGGTGCCGATCACGACGATGCCCGGTGTTGTCCAGCACACCCGTGACACCCTGCGGAAGGCGGCCGTCGACGCCGTCTCCGCCGGGGTCGCCGGGATCATGCTCTTCGGAGTCCCCGAGGACTCCAAGAAGGACGCCATCGGCACCGCGGGCACGGACCCGGAGGGCATCCTCCAGGTCGCCCTGCGCGATGTGCGCGCCGAGGTCGGCGACGACCTGGTGATCATGTCCGACCTGTGCCTCGACGAGTTCACCGACCACGGTCACTGCGGGGTCCTGGACGAGTCGGGCCGGATCGACAACGACGCGACGCTTGAGCGGTACGCCGAGATGGCGCAGGTCCAGGCCGACGCGGGCGCCCATGTGGTGGGCCCCAGCGGCATGATGGACGGCCAGGTCGGCGTGATCCGGGACGCGCTGGACACGATCGACAAGGAGGACGTGTCGATCCTCGCCTACACGGTGAAGTACTCGTCCGCCTTCTACGGTCCTTTCCGCGAGGCCGTCGGCTCCTCGCTGCGGGGCGACCGCAAGACGTACCAGCAGGACCCGGCGAACGCCCGGGAGGCGCTGCGCGAGCTGGAGCTCGACCTCGCCGAGGGCGCCGACATGGTCATGGTCAAGCCGGCCGGACCGTACCTGGACATCCTGGCGAAGGTCGCGGAGTCGGTGTCCGTGCCGGTGGCCGCGTATCAGATCAGTGGTGAGTACGCGATGATCGAGGCGGCCGCGGAGAAGGGCTGGATCGACCGGGACAAGGCGATCCTGGAGGCCCTGACCGGCGTCAAGCGGGCGGGCGCGAACATGATCCTCACGTACTGGGCGACCGAGGTCGCGGAGTGGCTCGGGCACTGA